In a genomic window of Magnolia sinica isolate HGM2019 chromosome 16, MsV1, whole genome shotgun sequence:
- the LOC131228938 gene encoding SKP1-like protein 1A, giving the protein MGEESEKVILQSFNGETKKVTLQTSHGEVFELEQTVVSQSQSQMIKYMVEDNCANDVIPLPTVTAKVLVKVIEYCNKHAKGRGRGSDASSSSSDQKDNNELKGWDKQFVSGMDINFVFELVLAAKYLDISGLLDLTCQYIADHIKHMTPEEVRKVFNIKNDHTPEEEAKLRKEIEWAFDY; this is encoded by the coding sequence ATGGGTGAAGAGTCCGAGAAGGTGATTCTCCAAAGTTTCAATGGAGAAACGAAGAAGGTGACTCTACAAACCTCCCATGGAGAAGTGTTCGAGCTCGAACAGACGGTTGTATCCCAATCCCAATCGCAAATGATCAAGTACATGGTGGAAGATAACTGCGCCAACGATGTTATACCGCTCCCTACCGTAACGGCCAAAGTCCTGGTGAAGGTGATAGAGTACTGCAACAAACACGCCAAAGGCAGAGGACGAGGATCCGatgcctcctcctcctcctcagaTCAGAAAGACAATAACGAGTTGAAAGGCTGGGATAAGCAGTTCGTGAGCGGCATGGACATCAACTTCGTTTTCGAGCTCGTCCTGGCTGCTAAGTACCTGGACATCAGTGGTCTGCTGGACCTAACTTGCCAGTACATCGCCGACCACATTAAGCATATGACCCCTGAGGAGGTACGCAAGGTCTTCAATATCAAGAATGATCATACTCCGGAGGAGGAAGCCAAGCTCCGCAAGGAGATTGAATGGGCCTTTGATTATTag